The sequence GTATGACCAGGGTACCGAGTCTGTCTTTTGACCAGGTTATAAGGGGCTTGCAGAAGGATGGATGGGTAGTTGTGCGGCAAAAGGGGAGTCATATCCGGCTTCACAAGCACACTGCCGTAGAAACTCTCAAGCTCACAGTTCCTGCTCATCGCCCTATCAAAAAAAGCACCCTTTCCCACATCTTAAAGCAAGCGCGGTTGACCGTCGATGAATTCGATAGACTGCTGTAATTTCCTTTTAGTTGAATCCCTTTCCGTGCCCCTTGAAATGTGAAAAAAAGAGAGACTTTTTGCTTCTGCCGTTTGAAACTTAAAGGTGCCCTTCACTCTCACTTTCTTTCCCGTCTCATAAAAGGAATTGTGCTTGGGTGGTGCTTGAGTAGCGATCTGCGCTTGAGGTGGAGCGGATAAGTATTACGTCTCTAACCGTTCCCACATGAGCCGATCATTTCTTACCAAACAAATTAATGACAAGCGGGATCGTCGTCGCCGCCCCAACGAGGGTAAGAGTCCATCCTATCGCTTTCCTTTGGTCGTCGGGCAATTTGTCTGCAAGAAGCAGGGCAACCCCGGCGCCAAACATAGCACGTGTGCCGGCAATAAGGGCGACTTCCGGTAAGGTAACTTCGGCAGTTTTCATAGTGCCTCCTTAGGCCATAATAAGGTCATTCAGAACCTTTACGCTCCGTCATGAACAAATATATGCACCGAGATTCCTAAAAACCACTCAAAATGGTCACTTTCAATTAACTGAGCGATCGAGACATCCTTCAGTATTTCAATAGCCGCAACTACGGGCGGCACGCAGGTTTTCGGCAAAAGTCTTTCTTTTGGTCCGGCCGGAGCACGTCCGGGGTGGGCGTGCGTCTAAAGAGAGTTTTTTTCAACTGCTTTCAGAGACTTGTGAAGGCCCTTTTGTTAGTCTTCACGAGACGCTCGGGTCGGACGTCCCTTTGCATAGTACCCGGCGCCGGGGTTCCCCGATAAGGGGACAGGAGGAGCACTCCCATGCGGGTACAGTATGATGAAGATACGGGTGAAAAGACATACATCGCATGGAAGGAATGCGGCAATAACGCCGGGAAAGCGGCGCGGCGTCTGGCAGCAGAGGGGCTTGTCATACACAGGACCACGATCTCGGCATGGGCGGACCGATGCGGCTGGAAGGGCCGTGCCTTAAGAGAACAGAGAGAGGAGGCGACAGTGAAAGAAGCGGACAGGGGTGAGACCGAGCTTATCGCCGGTCTTGAAGCGCAGAGAAAGCGGTATGAGGGGTTCTTTGCAACCCTGGGGCCTACCGCGATTGACGTCCAGGCTACCTATGCCTGTCAGCGCCGTCGTGAAAGCCATTGCGGACGTTCATAAGAGGATGGAGCCGGACGTCTATTACTCGGTCGCGGTTGCCATGGATGTGTTCGTAAAGTCCATCCAGGCGAGGCGCCAAACCCTGGATAAGGCGTTCGTCCAACAGGTCTTCAAACTCATAGAGGAGTTTTTTGATGAGGTAAAACCCTAATGATTCCGCGAAAACGAAACGACACCCCCCTCCCCCCCATGGTGACTCACAAGAGGCACAAGCCGGGAAATGTCGGATGGGGGGCGTGAAACCCCTTTCGTTGAGCAGGATGGGGAATCATGACCACATCTGCGGGTGAGGCGGCAAGGGGCATTATCGGGCGCTCAGGTACCCGCTCCACGGCCGCGGCGGAAGCACTGCTCTTTGACAATGGAATATTGGGGAAGCTTAGGGGACGCTTAGGGGACGCTTGGCTTTTTTACTTTAGAATTCTTTCTCGCCCGGGCGAATTCGCCTTTTTCTCGTTGCCGGAAATATGCGAGATCGAGGGGGACATCCCTTTCCATTTTTACTTTGTTGTACCGAAAGTGGGAAAGAGATGTCCCCATAGTTGTCCTTTTCGCGGGACCGGTAGACTCTCCCCCGGGAAGGCATGCCATGTGGGAGCTGGGTTCCTACTCGTTTACTTGCTTTTCAACGATGCTTTTCCACATGAGATACCCCTGACCGTTGAGATGCAGCCCGTCTCCGCTGTCGTAGTCTGGGTTCAATCGATCCTTTGCCAGAAAGCGATCGTACAGGTTGATGTAGGTCGCGCCGTTTTTCCTCGCCAGTGCTGACAGGGCGGTGTTCAGTTTGACAATCCTCCCGAGGACGGGCTCATTCGTTCCGTAAATATTCCAGGATGTGGGCAGGAGGCTTTGGATATATATCTCGGTAGCGGGGCTTTCCTGGCGGATATGGTGGACAATGGATCTATACCCGGCCAGTACGTTCCGAACGGAGTGGCCCTGAAGCAGGTCATTTATTCCTATTTCTATGAAAATTTTCCTGGGTTTATGTGACGTGACCTGTTCTAGTCTCCGGGACACGCCCAGGATGGTATCGCCGTTTATGCCTCTGTTCTTCACTTTCAGGTTCTGAAAAAGCTCCGCCACCTCGAAATTCTGAGTCAGGCTGTCTCCTAAAAATACGATCTCATCCGGCTCGCCCGGCATGGTGCTCAGCAGGTTGGCCCGGTTAAGCCAGTAAAGCACCCGGGGCTCCTTGTCCGGTAAAGAGGACTTATTGAGACCCAGCGCGATAAAGACAGCAAAACCGACGTTGACCAACAGTAACATTGCGAGGAATATGCGGAAACGCCGGGTCCTTACGTTTACTGCGGGACCCGGAGGATACAATTCAGATGGTGAGTTCATCGCCTCGTTAATCCTCGTTCCCGGATACCGCGCATGACCTGATCTCATCCTTTCGGTCTTCCTCTGAATCGACGATTCGTTCTGCAAATGCGGGTATAGGCTTGGCAGTATCCATTTTAGCCCGGCTGGAATCCATCAGATGCGTGAATTGAAGGGTAGCCGCCTGCCAGTCTGTGTATAAATTACAGATAAGCATTCCCGCAACCGGGGTCAATCGACGAAATTGGTGTGAATTGGCGTGTAAACCGTATATACCGGGAGGAAATAGAATAAGGCGATGGCTCATAAGCTTCCGGCTGTCTGAATCCTCCTCCCCCTTGTATTGCAACCTTAAAATCCCATGGTTATGCTTACCTCATGAAGTGCTTGTGCTTAAGGAGGTCCTAT comes from Syntrophorhabdaceae bacterium and encodes:
- a CDS encoding GDSL-type esterase/lipase family protein — protein: MLYWLNRANLLSTMPGEPDEIVFLGDSLTQNFEVAELFQNLKVKNRGINGDTILGVSRRLEQVTSHKPRKIFIEIGINDLLQGHSVRNVLAGYRSIVHHIRQESPATEIYIQSLLPTSWNIYGTNEPVLGRIVKLNTALSALARKNGATYINLYDRFLAKDRLNPDYDSGDGLHLNGQGYLMWKSIVEKQVNE